The region TAAAGTAGAAATACTGGCATTTAATAAGCTCAAAGGCTTTAGTTCATCTACAGCGGGATAATCCTTGCCATCCTTGAACTTTCCCGCAGGATAGCGCTCCCGAAGAAGCACTTGATTGAAATCACTATTCAATTTCAGCGCCTTTTTATAAGATAAATTTTTATTTCCCTATGGCAGCACTGTTTTGATTTAGCTGTTGATTTAAGGTGTTCTGCTCAGTCTTAGTGATATGCCCACCATTTTGCGAGGCCATATTGCGCTCTTCTTGGCGAATGTTCTTATCGTTTTGTCTTAAGGCCTGAGCTTGAGATTTACTCATTTCCCCACTTTTCACTTCATTTGTAATGCGTCGATTTTGATTCTCTAAACGCTCATTCACCTGTGAGCGGCGAGGATGATTCTGTTCCCACTTAGAGTTTTCAGCATAACTTACACTACCGAAGCAGATTAGTGACGCAGCCAATATTACAGAGGAATAGGACTTTGAATTCATATTACCCACCTTTCTCGTTGATATATCAATATAACGCTTAGACAAGGTCAAGGTTGACTACTTTTACTTTTTAAGTTCATGTGAATCAGGCATGAAGTAAAACAGCGTAGATGGAATGCATTTTAAATATTAAATATCTGTAATGCGGGATTAATGGTGCACCGCATTAAAGCAATAAGGGCAACCTAAGTTGCCCTTATTAAAATCAATTCATACATCAAGCAGTGCTTAACGCAATTTAGATAACTTTGCTTCTAGTTCAACCGCTAAATCCAGAGCACCCATATAGCCAGACTTTAAGTGGCTTGGTAAATCCGGATCACCAACCATACTTCCCAATGTTTCCACTAGGCTATAGACAAGTCCTTTAGCGGCGCCTGCAGCGATCGTATTGTTAGCTACAGCATCATCAATATGATTGACTGCATCTAAAAAATAATCGTGACCTGGGAGTCCGTCAGAATCGAGAATTTCTTTGCTCATTGATATCGTCCTATGAAGTTCAGAATTACAACATTTGATCTACTTTATAGAAGAACTTGCGTGCATACGCCAGAATTTCTTTATCAGTAGGATGGTCAATAGTTTCAACACCAACAATGTTTGCAGCAACCTTAGAATCATGGTGGTGAGCATGCTTGATTAATTCTAATTTTGCAGACCCTGGCCCAAGCACCAAAATCTCTTTAGATTCATTAACAGCCTGAATCACTGAATGAAGATATTTAGAATCTAAAGCTAGTCTTCCACTACCCACTTCTCCAGCCTTATGGTGCAAATGTGAATGAGTGGATTTGCTTCCGATGATTTCAGCTTCGCTGGCATCCGCACTCAAAAAAATGACGTGCGCTTCTTTGTGATCGATCCAAATAACTGCGTGATTTAATGACATATTCTTCCTATTTTGAATAAAGACTACCCCCTCAGAATACCCTACCTAGAAGGGGGATCCAACATCTCAGTTGATTTAAGTCAAATGGTTGGATGTAGTATTAAGTTCGCACACTGATCATCACTATATTTAGGTACTTTATGGCCTCTTCAGAAAATAGAATCCTGCCGATTCGCTTTATACCCTTTACCCTCTGCTTTGTTGGAGTGGTGATCTCTTTTTTCAGCTTAAAGCTTCATCCGCTGGCCCCCTATTTTTTAGCCATCTTTAGCTTTCTTGCTATTGTCGGAATTTACGACCGGATGCAAACAAAGGTAGCCATATTACGTAACTACCCAGTCATTGGGCACTTACGTTTCATGCTCGAATTTATTCGCCCCGAGATTCGCCAATACTTTATTGAGGGGGATAACGATGAGACGCCTTTCTCTAAAGAACAGCGCACCCTAGTCTATTCACGAGCAAAAGCGGTTCCCGATCAAATTCCTTTTGGTACGACCTTAGATGTGATGGCCCCTGGCTATCAGTGGATTAACCAATCTTTAGTGCCTACACATTTACCAAGCCATGATTTCCGAGTAGAAATTGGCGGCAAGGACTGCACACAAAAATACTCTGCAAGTATCTTTAATATTTCAGCAATGAGTTTTGGCTCACTGAGTGCCAACGCAATTCTGGCACTCAATCTTGGTGCTAAGCAAGGTGGTTTTGCACACGACACAGGCGAAGGATCGATTTCTCACTACCACCGCGTTTATGGCGGTGACTTGATTTGGGAAATTGGCTCTGGGTATTTTGGCTGCCGCAATCAAGACGGCACTTTTAATGCTGAAAAATATACTCAAAATGCCGTAGATCCTCAGGTCAAGATGGTGGAGATCAAGCTTAGCCAAGGTGCAAAACCTGGCCATGGCGGCATTCTGCCTGGGCCTAAAGTGACTGCGGAGATCGCAGCAGCCCGCGGCGTGAAAGAAGGCGAAAGCTGCATCTCCCCTTCCTCGCACAGCGCCTTTTCGACACCTCTAGAAATGATGCACTTTGTGAAGCAATTGCGCGATCTATCTGGCGGCAAACCTGTCGGCTTTAAGTTATGCATTGGTCACCCTTGGGAATGGTTTGGCATTGTTAAAGCCATGTTGGAAACCAATATTTATCCTGACTTTATTGTTGTGGATGGTTCCGAAGGTGGCACCGGTGCATCTCCGGTTGAATTTACGAATCACGTTGGTACTCCACTACAAGAAGGCTTGCGCTTAGTTCACAACACCTTGATTGGCGTCAATCTTCGTGACCAAATTAAAATTGGTTGCTCGGGGAAAATTATTAGCGCATTTGATATGGCGGTAGCTTTTGCACTCGGTGCAGACTGGTGTAATAGTGCCCGTGGCTTTATGTTTGCTATTGGCTGCATACAGGCCCAAGTTTGTAATACCGGCTTCTGCCCTACTGGTGTGACCACTCAAGATCCTGTACGTCAAAAAGCTTTAGTTGTTCCCAATAAAGCAGATCGCGTCTTTAATTTCCATAGAGAAACACTCAAGACACTTAAAGAGTTGGTGGAAGCAGCAGGATTACATCACCCAGGTGAAATTGATGCGCCGCATATTGTCCGACGCATCAACAAGAATGAGGTAAGACTTCTGTCCTTCCTGTTACCGGAGATGCCTGCAGGGCTCTTACTCAATTCTGAAACAATTGATCCTGCCTTGAACCTACCAAGAGTATTTGGAATGTATTGGCATAAGTCTCAGGCCAGTAGTTTCGCGGCCATTAAGGGTTAGGCCCTAGCACTTTTAATCTCCATCTTGTGTTGATACATTTCCAAATCAACCTGATGGAGAACTTCTGAAACAGAGGCTGAAGCTTTTGAATATGTAACCGAGCCAATGCTCAAAGAAACTGCATAGTTTGCTTTTTGCATTTCTTGGTTTACCTCTCGCTCAATATCGCCGCAGAGTCTTTTCATTTTTAACTCATCATAATTTTGGGCAATGATCAAAAACTCATCGCCTCCTAGTCGACAACAAGAGACAACCTCAGATGAAAATTCCATTAATAGATGGGCAACTTTGGTTAGCACCTGATCTCCTACTGCGTGTCCTTGTAAGTCATTAATCTTTTTAAAATCATTTACGTCAATCATGGCAATAGAAAACGTTTCGCGACGATCTTCTAGTTTGGCAAGCGACTGCTCAATGGCAATACGGGCCCATCGCCTATTCCATAAACCCGTTAATGAATCGGTGTTTGCGAGGAAATTAACGCGCAACTGACTGCGACGCAGTGACCTTGCAAGCCACATA is a window of Polynucleobacter asymbioticus QLW-P1DMWA-1 DNA encoding:
- a CDS encoding GGDEF domain-containing protein; amino-acid sequence: MNQYNDNVAPFIVKPKVAVLLGFGLLFLILFLDILSPDDYRFVLLYLFPAAIIALNAKSKKVVILAFTLTFLFENYFLHRDGYYPLYFTKIEIFNLVIRFLSTLLIMWLARSLRRSQLRVNFLANTDSLTGLWNRRWARIAIEQSLAKLEDRRETFSIAMIDVNDFKKINDLQGHAVGDQVLTKVAHLLMEFSSEVVSCCRLGGDEFLIIAQNYDELKMKRLCGDIEREVNQEMQKANYAVSLSIGSVTYSKASASVSEVLHQVDLEMYQHKMEIKSARA
- a CDS encoding FMN-binding glutamate synthase family protein — translated: MASSENRILPIRFIPFTLCFVGVVISFFSLKLHPLAPYFLAIFSFLAIVGIYDRMQTKVAILRNYPVIGHLRFMLEFIRPEIRQYFIEGDNDETPFSKEQRTLVYSRAKAVPDQIPFGTTLDVMAPGYQWINQSLVPTHLPSHDFRVEIGGKDCTQKYSASIFNISAMSFGSLSANAILALNLGAKQGGFAHDTGEGSISHYHRVYGGDLIWEIGSGYFGCRNQDGTFNAEKYTQNAVDPQVKMVEIKLSQGAKPGHGGILPGPKVTAEIAAARGVKEGESCISPSSHSAFSTPLEMMHFVKQLRDLSGGKPVGFKLCIGHPWEWFGIVKAMLETNIYPDFIVVDGSEGGTGASPVEFTNHVGTPLQEGLRLVHNTLIGVNLRDQIKIGCSGKIISAFDMAVAFALGADWCNSARGFMFAIGCIQAQVCNTGFCPTGVTTQDPVRQKALVVPNKADRVFNFHRETLKTLKELVEAAGLHHPGEIDAPHIVRRINKNEVRLLSFLLPEMPAGLLLNSETIDPALNLPRVFGMYWHKSQASSFAAIKG